In Synechococcus sp. RS9909, one genomic interval encodes:
- the murJ gene encoding murein biosynthesis integral membrane protein MurJ: MARSLKRIALVVTYGTMLSKLGGLVRQLVIAAAFGVGAAYDAYNYAYVLPGFLLILLGGINGPFHSAMVSVLSRRPRQEGAHILATLNTMVSALLLAVTLLLVLAADPLITLVGPGLSAELHHNAVLQLQVMAPMALLAGLIGLGFGSLNAADEFWIPAISPLMSSLALILGVGVLWWQLGDAIATPAFAIQGGVVLALATLVGALLQWLLQLPALARQGLARLRFVWDWRHPGVQEVWRVMGPATLSSGMLQINVFTDLFFASALVGAAAGLGYANLLVQTPLGLISNALLVPLLPTFSRLTAPQDRPALVDRIRQGLMLSTASMLPLGALFVALGGPIVALVYERGAFDQQAVQLVTGLLMAYGVGMPAYLGRDVLVRVFYALGDGTTPFRLSLAGIGLNVLFDWVLVGGPSPWGPQLPFSFGAPGLVLATAAINLITCTALLLVLQRRLAGLPLFAWGRDALALGFAAVLAGVAAWAVSLGLAWAADVPGRILQVGVSASVGLLVFVLVGRRSGVPELEALVRGIRRRFSSR; the protein is encoded by the coding sequence ATGGCGAGATCCCTTAAACGCATCGCCCTCGTGGTGACCTACGGCACCATGCTCAGCAAGCTGGGTGGCCTCGTGCGGCAGCTGGTGATCGCCGCCGCCTTCGGCGTCGGAGCCGCCTACGACGCCTACAACTACGCCTATGTGTTGCCGGGATTTCTGCTGATCCTGCTCGGCGGCATCAATGGCCCGTTTCACAGCGCCATGGTGAGTGTGCTCAGTCGCCGGCCGCGGCAGGAGGGAGCCCACATCCTCGCCACGCTCAACACGATGGTGAGTGCCCTGTTGCTGGCGGTCACGCTGCTGCTGGTGCTGGCAGCCGACCCCCTGATCACGCTGGTGGGGCCGGGCCTGAGTGCTGAGTTGCACCACAACGCCGTGCTGCAGCTCCAGGTGATGGCGCCGATGGCGTTGCTGGCTGGATTGATCGGTCTCGGTTTCGGTTCCCTCAATGCCGCCGATGAGTTCTGGATCCCGGCGATCTCTCCGCTGATGTCGAGCCTGGCTCTGATCCTTGGGGTCGGTGTGTTGTGGTGGCAGCTCGGTGATGCGATCGCCACACCGGCCTTCGCGATCCAGGGCGGGGTCGTGCTGGCGCTCGCCACTCTGGTGGGGGCCCTGCTGCAGTGGCTCCTCCAGCTGCCGGCCCTCGCCCGTCAGGGTCTGGCACGGCTGCGTTTCGTCTGGGATTGGCGCCACCCGGGTGTTCAGGAGGTGTGGCGTGTGATGGGACCGGCCACCCTCTCCTCAGGGATGTTGCAGATCAATGTGTTCACCGATCTGTTCTTCGCTTCCGCCCTGGTGGGGGCTGCTGCAGGCCTGGGCTACGCCAATCTGCTCGTGCAGACCCCTCTGGGCCTGATCTCCAATGCCCTGTTGGTGCCCCTGCTGCCCACCTTTTCCCGCCTGACGGCACCGCAGGATCGGCCGGCTCTGGTGGATCGGATTCGCCAGGGGTTGATGCTCTCGACCGCATCGATGCTGCCCCTGGGGGCCCTCTTCGTCGCCCTTGGTGGCCCGATCGTGGCGCTCGTCTACGAACGGGGGGCCTTTGATCAGCAGGCTGTGCAGCTGGTGACCGGTCTGCTGATGGCCTATGGCGTCGGCATGCCGGCCTATCTGGGCCGGGATGTGTTGGTGCGGGTGTTCTATGCCCTCGGGGATGGCACGACGCCGTTTCGGCTCTCCCTGGCGGGGATCGGGCTGAATGTGCTCTTCGACTGGGTGCTGGTGGGCGGCCCGAGCCCCTGGGGGCCCCAGCTTCCCTTCAGCTTCGGCGCGCCAGGCCTGGTGCTTGCCACCGCGGCGATCAACCTGATCACCTGCACCGCCCTGTTGCTCGTGCTGCAGCGGCGCCTGGCTGGTCTGCCTCTGTTCGCCTGGGGCCGGGACGCCCTGGCCCTGGGCTTCGCGGCGGTGCTCGCCGGTGTGGCGGCCTGGGCGGTGAGCCTCGGCTTGGCCTGGGCTGCTGATGTGCCGGGTCGGATCCTGCAGGTGGGCGTCTCGGCCTCCGTGGGGCTGCTGGTGTTCGTGCTGGTGGGTCGGCGCAGTGGCGTTCCTGAATTGGAGGCTCTGGTGCGGGGGATTCGGCGTCGGTTCAGCTCTCGTTGA